In one window of Gossypium hirsutum isolate 1008001.06 chromosome A01, Gossypium_hirsutum_v2.1, whole genome shotgun sequence DNA:
- the LOC107916525 gene encoding pentatricopeptide repeat-containing protein At4g04790, mitochondrial isoform X1 → MTASKAKTLSSLFKTAVKKATKESSSLPSGDKPLKQFVLSLDTSSAVSSSPSTSSGSFRIRSLQPTKNPANDGSLQSWLLQPASTSENSIGGFTDELHSILCTGPAESSKDIEKMMDNGSSLGRVLNIPWLSNASNYNISFRRKELSRERKQKWVFKKTQSGRFNRLIKMCGDKLGTKATIEFFDKMGRDTGLKEYNALIAVCLEKARTSNDEDDALEHMSEAFKTFKKMRERGFQVEEGTYGPFLMYFIDMGMVEEFFFFCGPIKEGNPSSVTRLGYYEMLLWIGVNNEEKIQELCNCIVAADEEDDFKLKENYLLALCESGRKDIMQLLEVIDITRISSVNVAANIFESLGRLSFDSFAEKFLWTLKNNDYKMADISRVIFSYVSAIPNLAVEDLFLKFKSLHMKFEITPSSASYEKLITYCCDLHKVHFALDIVDQMCEEGLSLSIEMLHSILHASEENYEYNLVRRIYSLIGCHNVKPTRETFRSMINLSVKMKDFNGAYAMLDDLKKLNIRPTSTIYNTILAGYFRESNISGAMMVLKQMESEDVKPDSHTYSYLIANCNCEEDITKYYKAMMAAGIQVTKHIFMALINAYTACGQIEKAKQVVLDKGIPFNSLNEIKGALASALACSGMMPDALNIYKEIKQNGGTLEPKPVISLIEHFTSEGDVNILVQLLEELHDPDYWFDGCCRAVVHCVTNKHLRLALELLKQLKVEFHKDDLALDAVFDEVFSVIAERQPNDLQIGLALLQAMKDELGLTPSRKSLDFLLASCVNAKDLQSSLLIWREYQAAGLHCNVLTFLRMYQALLASGDPKSAKTLLTKIPTEDPHVRCIIKACQMTYVQSTSSKMKKQKVQKKNKTWNTTPMK, encoded by the exons ATGACCGCTTCTAAAGCCAAAACCCTTAGCTCCTTATTTAAAACCGCCGTTAAAAAGGCCACTAAAGAGTCCTCCTCTTTACCCTCCGGTGACAAACCCCTAAAACAGTTCGTCTTGTCGCTTGACACCTCATCAGCCGTATCCTCATCCCCATCCACATCATCCGGTTCATTCAGAATACGTTCACTTCAACCTACCAAGAATCCCGCCAATGATGGTAGCCTTCAGAGCTGGTTGCTACAACCTGCTTCAACTTCTG AGAATTCAATCGGGGGGTTCACAGATGAGCTACATTCTATATTATGTA CTGGTCCTGCAGAAAGTTCAAAGGATATCGAAAAAATGATGGATAATGGGAGTTCTTTAGGGAGAGTATTAAACATACCCTGGCTTTCAAATGCGTCTAACTATAACATATCCTTTAGGAGGAAAGAACTTTCACGTGAAAGGAAGCAGAAATGGGTGTTCAAGAAAACCCAGTCTGGTCGATTTAATCGGTTAATAAAGATGTGTGGAGATAAATTGGGCACAAAAGCTACTATAGAGttttttgataaaatgggaagagaTACTGGTTTGAAAGAGTACAATGCTCTAATAGCAGTTTGCCTGGAGAAGGCTAGGACCAGCAATGATGAAGATGATGCTTTAGAACATATGTCTGAGGCTTTTAAGACTTTTAAGAAAATGAGGGAACGGGGATTTCAGGTAGAGGAGGGCACATACGGTCCATTCCTTATGTATTTTATTGACATGGGTATGGTAGAAGAGTTCTTTTTTTTCTGTGGACCTATCAAAGAAGGGAATCCGAGTTCTGTTACTAGGTTAGGTTACTATGAGATGCTGTTGTGGATAGGAGTCAATAATGAAGAAAAGATCCAAGAACTTTGTAATTGTATTGTAGCTGCCGATGAGGAAGATGATTTTAAATTAAAAG AAAATTATTTGTTAGCACTTTGTGAAAGTGGAAGGAAGGACATCATGCAACTTTTAGAGGTTATtgatataacaagaatttcatcTGTGAACGTAGCTGCAAATATATTTGAATCATTGGGGAGGCTATCATTTGATTCATTTGCTGAGAAATTCCTTTGGACGTTAAAAAACAATG ATTACAAAATGGCTGATATCTCAAGGGTCATCTTTAGTTATGTCAGTGCCATTCCTAATTTAGCG GTTGAGGatttgtttttgaaattcaaaagcTTGCACATGAAATTCGAGATAACACCTTCATCCGCATCATATGAGAAGCTTATTACCTATTGCTGTGATTTACACAAG GTACATTTTGCTCTTGACATAGTTGACCAGATGTGTGAAGAGGGTTTGAGCTTGTCTATAGAGATGCTACATAGCATATTGCATGCTAGTGAAGAAAATTATGAGTATAATTTG GTTCGGCGAATTTATTCTTTGATTGGCTGCCATAATGTGAAGCCCACCAGGGAGACTTTCAGGAGTATGATAAATTTGTCCGTGAAAATGAAAGAT TTCAACGGAGCATATGCAATGCTTGATGACTTGAAGAAATTAAATATCCGACCCACATCTACTATCTATAATACTATACTTGCAGGATACTTTCGAGAG AGCAACATTAGTGGTGCCATGATGGTACTCAAGCAAATGGAAAGTGAAGATGTAAAACCAGATTCTCATACTTATAGCTATCTAATAGCCAACTGCAATTGTGAAGAGGATATTACAAAG TACTACAAAGCAATGATGGCTGCTGGAATTCAAGTCACAAAGCATATTTTTATGGCACTTATAAATGCATATACAGCTTGTGGGCAAATTGAGAAGGCAAAACAG gtagTCTTAGACAAAGGGATACCTTTTAATAGCCTGAACGAGATCAAAGGTGCACTTGCATCAGCCCTTGCTTGTAGTGGGATGATGCCTGATGCATTAAATATTTACAAGGAAATCAAGCAAAATGGGGGCACTTTGGAGCCTAAACCTGTTATCTCTCTCATT GAGCATTTTACTTCTGAGGGAGATGTGAATATATTAGTTCAACTATTGGAGGAATTACATGATCCAGACTATTGGTTTGATGGATGTTGCAGAGCAGTTGTACATTGTGTTACAAATAAGCACTTAAG ATTGGCTCTTGAATTGCTCAAGCAGCTTAAGGTTGAGTTTCATAAGGATGATTTGGCTTTGGATGCTGTTTTCGACGAG GTATTCAGTGTAATTGCAGAGAGGCAGCCAAACGATTTACAGATTGGCCTGGCTTTGCTTCAAGCCATGAAGGACGAATTAGGCCTTACTCCTTCTCGTAAAAGTCTTGATTTTCTCCTTGCTTCTTGCGTAAACGCTAAAGATTTACAGAGCTCTCTTCTAATTTGGAGAGAATACCAGGCAGCTGGCCTTCATTGCAACGTTTTAACATTCCTGAG GATGTATCAAGCCCTTTTGGCTTCAGGGGATCCCAAGTCTGCAAAGACTTTGCTGACTAAAATTCCAACAGAGGATCCGCATGTTCGATGCATTATCAAGGCATGTCAAATGACTTACGTTCAGTCTACCTCGAGCAAGATGAAGAAGCAGAAGGTACAGAAGAAGAATAAAACTTGGAATACAACCCCCATGAAATAG
- the LOC107916525 gene encoding pentatricopeptide repeat-containing protein At4g04790, mitochondrial isoform X2 has product MTASKAKTLSSLFKTAVKKATKESSSLPSGDKPLKQFVLSLDTSSAVSSSPSTSSGSFRIRSLQPTKNPANDGSLQSWLLQPASTSENSIGGFTDELHSILCKNYLLALCESGRKDIMQLLEVIDITRISSVNVAANIFESLGRLSFDSFAEKFLWTLKNNDYKMADISRVIFSYVSAIPNLAVEDLFLKFKSLHMKFEITPSSASYEKLITYCCDLHKVHFALDIVDQMCEEGLSLSIEMLHSILHASEENYEYNLVRRIYSLIGCHNVKPTRETFRSMINLSVKMKDFNGAYAMLDDLKKLNIRPTSTIYNTILAGYFRESNISGAMMVLKQMESEDVKPDSHTYSYLIANCNCEEDITKYYKAMMAAGIQVTKHIFMALINAYTACGQIEKAKQVVLDKGIPFNSLNEIKGALASALACSGMMPDALNIYKEIKQNGGTLEPKPVISLIEHFTSEGDVNILVQLLEELHDPDYWFDGCCRAVVHCVTNKHLRLALELLKQLKVEFHKDDLALDAVFDEVFSVIAERQPNDLQIGLALLQAMKDELGLTPSRKSLDFLLASCVNAKDLQSSLLIWREYQAAGLHCNVLTFLRMYQALLASGDPKSAKTLLTKIPTEDPHVRCIIKACQMTYVQSTSSKMKKQKVQKKNKTWNTTPMK; this is encoded by the exons ATGACCGCTTCTAAAGCCAAAACCCTTAGCTCCTTATTTAAAACCGCCGTTAAAAAGGCCACTAAAGAGTCCTCCTCTTTACCCTCCGGTGACAAACCCCTAAAACAGTTCGTCTTGTCGCTTGACACCTCATCAGCCGTATCCTCATCCCCATCCACATCATCCGGTTCATTCAGAATACGTTCACTTCAACCTACCAAGAATCCCGCCAATGATGGTAGCCTTCAGAGCTGGTTGCTACAACCTGCTTCAACTTCTG AGAATTCAATCGGGGGGTTCACAGATGAGCTACATTCTATATTATGTA AAAATTATTTGTTAGCACTTTGTGAAAGTGGAAGGAAGGACATCATGCAACTTTTAGAGGTTATtgatataacaagaatttcatcTGTGAACGTAGCTGCAAATATATTTGAATCATTGGGGAGGCTATCATTTGATTCATTTGCTGAGAAATTCCTTTGGACGTTAAAAAACAATG ATTACAAAATGGCTGATATCTCAAGGGTCATCTTTAGTTATGTCAGTGCCATTCCTAATTTAGCG GTTGAGGatttgtttttgaaattcaaaagcTTGCACATGAAATTCGAGATAACACCTTCATCCGCATCATATGAGAAGCTTATTACCTATTGCTGTGATTTACACAAG GTACATTTTGCTCTTGACATAGTTGACCAGATGTGTGAAGAGGGTTTGAGCTTGTCTATAGAGATGCTACATAGCATATTGCATGCTAGTGAAGAAAATTATGAGTATAATTTG GTTCGGCGAATTTATTCTTTGATTGGCTGCCATAATGTGAAGCCCACCAGGGAGACTTTCAGGAGTATGATAAATTTGTCCGTGAAAATGAAAGAT TTCAACGGAGCATATGCAATGCTTGATGACTTGAAGAAATTAAATATCCGACCCACATCTACTATCTATAATACTATACTTGCAGGATACTTTCGAGAG AGCAACATTAGTGGTGCCATGATGGTACTCAAGCAAATGGAAAGTGAAGATGTAAAACCAGATTCTCATACTTATAGCTATCTAATAGCCAACTGCAATTGTGAAGAGGATATTACAAAG TACTACAAAGCAATGATGGCTGCTGGAATTCAAGTCACAAAGCATATTTTTATGGCACTTATAAATGCATATACAGCTTGTGGGCAAATTGAGAAGGCAAAACAG gtagTCTTAGACAAAGGGATACCTTTTAATAGCCTGAACGAGATCAAAGGTGCACTTGCATCAGCCCTTGCTTGTAGTGGGATGATGCCTGATGCATTAAATATTTACAAGGAAATCAAGCAAAATGGGGGCACTTTGGAGCCTAAACCTGTTATCTCTCTCATT GAGCATTTTACTTCTGAGGGAGATGTGAATATATTAGTTCAACTATTGGAGGAATTACATGATCCAGACTATTGGTTTGATGGATGTTGCAGAGCAGTTGTACATTGTGTTACAAATAAGCACTTAAG ATTGGCTCTTGAATTGCTCAAGCAGCTTAAGGTTGAGTTTCATAAGGATGATTTGGCTTTGGATGCTGTTTTCGACGAG GTATTCAGTGTAATTGCAGAGAGGCAGCCAAACGATTTACAGATTGGCCTGGCTTTGCTTCAAGCCATGAAGGACGAATTAGGCCTTACTCCTTCTCGTAAAAGTCTTGATTTTCTCCTTGCTTCTTGCGTAAACGCTAAAGATTTACAGAGCTCTCTTCTAATTTGGAGAGAATACCAGGCAGCTGGCCTTCATTGCAACGTTTTAACATTCCTGAG GATGTATCAAGCCCTTTTGGCTTCAGGGGATCCCAAGTCTGCAAAGACTTTGCTGACTAAAATTCCAACAGAGGATCCGCATGTTCGATGCATTATCAAGGCATGTCAAATGACTTACGTTCAGTCTACCTCGAGCAAGATGAAGAAGCAGAAGGTACAGAAGAAGAATAAAACTTGGAATACAACCCCCATGAAATAG